The region CGACTCCCTGACCGACGCGCTGCGGCCGTTCTGCACGACGCTCGACGTCCCCGAGCAGCCGTCGATCCTCGCCCTGCGCAACGTCTGGCATCTCGCCAGCGACGTCCGGGGCACGCTGGACCCGGCCTCCCCGGCGTCGCTGCTGCACCTCGTGGAGGTGGTGCACCCGACCGCCGCGGTCGGCGGCACCCCGACCAAGGAGGCGTGCACCCTGATCGCCGAGCTCGAGGGGATGGACCGCGGTCGGTACGCCGGCCCGGTCGGCTGGCTGGACGCCGACGGCGGCGGCGAGCTCGGCATCGCCCTGCGCTGCGCCCAGCTCGACGGCCGGGTCGCCCGCCTGTTCGCGGGCTGCGGGATCGTCGCGGACTCCGACCCGGACTCCGAGGTGCGGGAGGCGGCCGCGAAGCTCGTCCCGGTGCGGGACGCGCTCGAGGGCGCGGAGTAGCGGTCGCGGCCACGACGACCGCCGCCGTCCCGGTTCCGGAGGGCGCGCCGGACCCGACGACCGGTCCCCCTGCCGTCGCGCCGACCACCGAGCCGACCACCACGACCGTCGTCGAGCCGCCGGTCCTCGAAGGCACACCGGACCCGACGACGGCCCCTACCGGCTGAGCTCCGCCCGCGGTCCCGGAACCGCGTTTCCCCGCCGCGAGCTGAGCAGGAACGGCACCCCGGCCCCGAGCATCGCCGCGACGCCCGCGAGGTGCAGCGGGTCGGACAGCCCGCCCGGCGCGCCCTGGCCGAGTTCCGCGGCGTGCGCGCTCGCGAGAGCGACGAACGCGAGCCCGATCCGGCGCAGGAGCGGCCGGTCCCGGCGCAGCCCCGCGAGGACGGCCAGCACCCCCGCGGCACCCGCGCCGGACCAGGCGAGCAGGTCCGCGGTACCGGCCAGGCGGGCCGGGGTGCGGAGATCCGGTGCCAGCGAGGCCGTCATCCCCGCCACGACGATCGCGACCCCCAGGACCGCGGCGGTGATCGCGACGACCGGGGTGACCGCGGCCGAGCGGCGCCGCACGGCGAGCGCGAGCAGCACGACGACGCAGAACACGCCGACCGCCCCGACCAGCGGCCACAGCCCGTGCCGCGTCGACAGCCCGAGCGCCCGCGGCAGCGGGACGAGCACCGCGGCGCCGGCGACGGCGGCCGCGATCCGCCCGGCGCGGCGACTGCCGGAGGCGTGCCCGGCGAGCGCGATCAGCACGGTGGCGATCGCGCCGCCGACCGTCAGGATCACGGCGGAGACCTGCACCGACGGCTCGGCCGAGCGCACGACCAGCCCGGCCGTCAGCGCCGTACCGACGAGCGCGGCGCATTCCGCGGCGAAGGTCCGTGCGCTGCCGGCGGGGAGCGGGCGCGTCACTGCGCGGGTCACGGCACGGGTCGTGACCGGGGTGCGGGTGCTGGGGATCACCGGCGCCTCGTGGGGAGGAGGGGCGGCAGGTCCGCGGGGTCGGGCCGGCCGGGAGCGCACGGGCTCCGCACCTCTGTCGGCGCCGCCGTGGGGTGCGTTACCGGACACCCCCGTCAGCCGGCCGCGGCGACGGCGGCGCGGACCGCGGCCCGCAGCGCGGCGTGTCCCTGGCGCAGGGTCCCGCGCTCGGCGCGCACCTCGAGCAGCCGCAGCCCCTGCGCGGGCCCGAGGTCCTGCGCGAGCGGGCCGTCGGCGAGCACGTGCGCGGCCCCGAACGCCGCCGCGAGCGCGCGCAGATCCGTGGTGTGCGGGGTCCCGAAGACCCGCTCGAACGACGCCGCGTGCGCCGGCGCACCCTGCTCCAGCAGCGAGAAGATGCCGCCGCCGGAGTCGTTGAGCACCACGAACGTGAGGTCCGGCCGCGGCTCGTCCGGGCCGATCAGCAGGCCGGTCGTGTCGTGCAGCAGCGTCAGGTCCCCGAGCAGCGCGTAGGCCGGGCCCGGGTGCGCCAGTGCGGCGCCGACGGCCGTCGAGACGGTTCCGTCGATGCCCGCGACGCCCCGGTTGGACAGCACCGTCACGTCCGCCCGCGGCACCGCGGCGAGGGCCACGTCGCGCACCGGGTTCGACGAGCCGAGCACCAGTTGGGCGCCCGCCGGGAGCGCAGCGATCAGGTCCCGGGCCAGGCGCAGCCCCCGCGGCGTGCCTTTGTCGAGCGCGGCGTCCAGGGCGGCGGACGCGGCGCCGTCGGCCGCCTTCCAGCGGTCCGCCCAGTCCCCGGGCGGGGCGAGCGGCGGGACCGAGCCGACCGCGCGGACCGTCGCCGGGACGTCCGTCCACTGCCCGCCGCGCGGGTCCGCCGCCGCGTAGACCGCGACGTCCGGGTCCGCGAGCAGCCGCTGGACCGGCCGGTGCAGCGTCGGGCGCCCGACGACGACGACCTGCGCGGGCTTCAGCGCGGACTCCTCCAGCAGCCAGGGCGCGGCGCGCAGCGCGTGCCCCCACAGCGGCGACGAGGGCTCCGCGACGAGCGGTGCCCCGCCCAGCAGCGCCGGGTGCTCCCCGGCGCCCCCGCCCGCGACGACCAGGGTCGGCGCGGCGGGGTCCAGCGGCAGCGGCGGGACCTCGGCACGGACGCGGCCGACGGCCGTCCAGGGGCGGCCGTCCGCACGCCCGTCGAGCGGCTCGGACCAGGCCTGGTCGGCATCGGGCACCAGCGGTTCCGCGAACGGGAGGTTCAGCTGCACCGGGCCGGGCAGGCCCCCGCGGACGCCGGTGGCGGTCGCGACGACCCGGTCGACGGTCGAGCGCCAGCGCGCCTGCTGCCCGGCGGCGTTCGTCGCGACCGCGG is a window of Pseudonocardia sp. T1-2H DNA encoding:
- the menD gene encoding 2-succinyl-5-enolpyruvyl-6-hydroxy-3-cyclohexene-1-carboxylic-acid synthase is translated as MNPSTAQATVVIDELVRAGVTDAVLCPGSRNAPLAFALHAADAAGRLRLHVRIDERSAGFLALGLALRSGRPVPVATTSGTAVANLHPAVLEASHSGVPLVVLSADRPPELIGTGASQTVEQPGIFGTAVRLAVTTAVATNAAGQQARWRSTVDRVVATATGVRGGLPGPVQLNLPFAEPLVPDADQAWSEPLDGRADGRPWTAVGRVRAEVPPLPLDPAAPTLVVAGGGAGEHPALLGGAPLVAEPSSPLWGHALRAAPWLLEESALKPAQVVVVGRPTLHRPVQRLLADPDVAVYAAADPRGGQWTDVPATVRAVGSVPPLAPPGDWADRWKAADGAASAALDAALDKGTPRGLRLARDLIAALPAGAQLVLGSSNPVRDVALAAVPRADVTVLSNRGVAGIDGTVSTAVGAALAHPGPAYALLGDLTLLHDTTGLLIGPDEPRPDLTFVVLNDSGGGIFSLLEQGAPAHAASFERVFGTPHTTDLRALAAAFGAAHVLADGPLAQDLGPAQGLRLLEVRAERGTLRQGHAALRAAVRAAVAAAG